One window of the Streptomyces sp. TS71-3 genome contains the following:
- a CDS encoding Uma2 family endonuclease yields MSVAHEHTGPWTLDDVLALPEDARQRVELVGGALMMSPAPGLRHQRVSYRLRDLLDQAAEEAGADVEVFEAINVIVPDGLLIPDLAVVDAAAAEEAGVAVSAHDVLAVVEIASPSTRVADRKLKPALYAAAGIAHYWRVELEPAPRLLPARLSNGTYVDQPSLLAGVVTRVDEPFAFELDPASLTRR; encoded by the coding sequence ATGAGTGTTGCCCACGAGCACACCGGACCGTGGACGCTGGACGACGTCCTCGCGCTTCCGGAGGACGCGAGGCAGCGGGTCGAGCTGGTCGGGGGCGCTCTCATGATGAGCCCCGCACCCGGCCTACGACACCAACGCGTCAGCTACCGACTGCGCGACCTGCTCGACCAGGCCGCCGAAGAAGCCGGCGCCGACGTCGAGGTCTTCGAGGCCATCAACGTCATCGTCCCGGACGGCCTGCTGATCCCCGACCTGGCCGTGGTCGACGCGGCCGCCGCCGAGGAGGCCGGGGTCGCCGTCTCCGCGCACGACGTTCTGGCCGTGGTCGAGATCGCCTCACCCTCCACCCGGGTTGCCGATCGCAAGCTCAAGCCCGCGCTGTATGCCGCGGCCGGCATCGCGCACTACTGGCGCGTCGAGCTGGAGCCCGCGCCCCGCCTTCTGCCCGCGCGCCTGAGCAACGGCACTTACGTCGATCAGCCGTCACTGCTCGCCGGGGTCGTCACACGGGTGGACGAGCCGTTCGCATTCGAGCTCGACCCCGCGTCCCTGACGCGAAGGTAG
- a CDS encoding DUF397 domain-containing protein: protein MIRKPSREDGRATEWIKSSYSTPDGPDCVEVATTVDTILIRDSKNPTGPRLTLAPTAWTDFLPYASGH, encoded by the coding sequence ATGATCCGCAAGCCTTCAAGAGAAGACGGACGGGCGACTGAGTGGATAAAAAGCAGCTACAGCACTCCTGACGGCCCCGACTGCGTCGAAGTCGCCACCACCGTGGACACCATCCTCATCCGCGACTCCAAGAACCCCACCGGCCCCCGCCTCACCCTCGCCCCCACCGCCTGGACGGACTTCCTCCCGTACGCCTCCGGGCACTGA
- a CDS encoding ATP-binding protein, with amino-acid sequence MNQETVEPDAPVRQFSVPLSATRRGARLARLLAGEQLRAWGLPLDPARLVVAELAANAVLHARVAGRGFLLGLYVNVPATLRIEVTDTRGDAVPARAEAAGGPPAESGYGLLLVEELADRWGVARGPVPRKTVWAELDLVRSRPAL; translated from the coding sequence ATGAATCAAGAAACCGTCGAACCGGACGCCCCGGTGCGCCAGTTCTCCGTGCCGCTGTCCGCCACCCGCCGTGGCGCCCGGCTCGCCCGGCTGCTTGCCGGGGAGCAACTGCGGGCGTGGGGGCTGCCGTTGGATCCGGCCCGGCTCGTCGTCGCCGAGCTTGCCGCCAATGCTGTGCTGCACGCGCGCGTTGCCGGGCGGGGGTTCCTGCTCGGGCTCTACGTCAACGTGCCCGCGACGCTGCGTATCGAGGTGACCGACACCCGGGGGGACGCGGTGCCCGCCCGGGCGGAGGCCGCCGGCGGGCCGCCCGCCGAGTCCGGGTACGGGCTGCTGCTCGTGGAGGAGCTGGCCGACCGGTGGGGTGTGGCGCGCGGTCCCGTGCCGCGGAAAACCGTGTGGGCGGAGCTGGACCTTGTCCGGTCCCGCCCCGCCCTCTGA
- the gap gene encoding type I glyceraldehyde-3-phosphate dehydrogenase, translating into MTRIGINGFGRIGRNTLRALLERGSDLDVVAVNDLTAPGTLAHLLKFDSSLGRLGRSVEVDGTDLVVDGHRIKVLSERDPADLPWAELGVSLVLESTGRFTAADAARAHLRAGAERVLVSAPSAGADVTLAYGVNTDTYDPARHVIVSNASCTTNALAPLASVLDDLAGIEHGFMTTVHAYTQEQNLQDGPHRDLRRARAAAENIVPTTTGAAKAIGLVLPRLDGKLSGDSIRVPVPVGSLVELNTAVSREVTLEDVLAAYRTAADSTLKGILDYADEPLVSSDITGHPASSVFDSALTRVAGKHVKVVAWYDNEWGFSNRVVDTLELLARD; encoded by the coding sequence ATGACCCGCATCGGCATCAACGGATTCGGCCGCATCGGGCGCAACACCCTCCGCGCCCTGCTGGAACGCGGCAGCGACCTGGACGTGGTCGCCGTCAACGACCTCACCGCCCCCGGCACCCTCGCCCACCTGCTCAAGTTCGACAGCTCGCTCGGCCGCCTCGGCCGCTCCGTCGAGGTCGACGGAACGGACCTGGTGGTCGACGGCCACCGCATCAAGGTGCTCTCCGAGCGCGATCCCGCCGACCTCCCGTGGGCCGAGCTGGGCGTGAGCCTCGTGCTGGAGTCCACGGGCCGCTTCACCGCGGCGGACGCCGCCCGCGCGCACCTCCGTGCCGGCGCGGAACGCGTCCTGGTGAGCGCCCCTTCCGCGGGCGCCGACGTCACGCTCGCCTACGGCGTGAACACCGACACCTACGACCCCGCCCGCCACGTGATCGTCTCGAACGCGTCCTGCACCACGAACGCGCTGGCCCCGCTGGCGTCCGTACTGGACGACCTGGCGGGCATCGAGCACGGCTTCATGACCACGGTGCACGCCTACACCCAGGAGCAGAACCTCCAGGACGGCCCGCACCGCGACCTGCGCCGGGCACGGGCCGCCGCGGAGAACATCGTGCCCACCACCACGGGGGCCGCGAAGGCCATCGGCCTGGTGCTGCCCAGGCTCGACGGCAAGCTGTCGGGCGACTCGATCCGCGTCCCGGTCCCGGTCGGCTCGCTGGTGGAGCTGAACACCGCGGTCTCCCGCGAGGTCACCCTCGAAGACGTCCTCGCGGCGTACCGCACCGCCGCCGACAGCACCCTCAAGGGCATCCTCGACTACGCGGACGAGCCGCTGGTCTCCAGCGACATCACCGGCCACCCGGCGTCGTCCGTCTTCGACTCGGCGCTCACCCGCGTGGCGGGCAAGCACGTCAAGGTCGTGGCCTGGTACGACAACGAGTGGGGCTTCTCGAACCGCGTCGTCGACACGCTCGAACTGCTCGCACGCGACTGA
- a CDS encoding GlxA family transcriptional regulator, with the protein MGREIHRVAVLVLDGAKPLDVGIPAQVFSQRPSMPYEVRVCGAAPGPVTGGDGLSYQVAEGLEALEHADTVFIPGYREPATTHPPAAVVGALLAAHERGTRLAAISTGAFALAATGLLDGRRATTHWHYTRALARRHPLVRVDENVLFVDEGAVLTSAGAASGIDLCLHLVRRDHGVGLSNRVARRLVAAPYRSGGQAQYVPRSVPEPLGDHFASTREWALKHLAEPLTLAVLARHARVSERTFSRRFVEDTGYTPMQWVLRARVDLARELLERTDLGVEQIADHVGLGTGANLRLHFHRILGTSPTEYRHTFSA; encoded by the coding sequence ATGGGCAGGGAGATCCACCGTGTCGCCGTGCTCGTGCTCGACGGTGCGAAGCCGCTCGACGTCGGCATCCCGGCACAGGTGTTCTCCCAGCGGCCGAGCATGCCCTACGAGGTGCGGGTGTGCGGCGCAGCGCCCGGCCCCGTGACCGGCGGCGACGGCCTCTCGTACCAGGTGGCCGAGGGCTTGGAGGCGCTGGAGCACGCCGACACCGTCTTCATCCCCGGCTACCGGGAGCCGGCGACCACCCATCCTCCGGCGGCGGTCGTCGGCGCGCTGCTGGCCGCCCACGAGCGCGGGACGCGGCTCGCGGCCATCTCGACGGGGGCGTTCGCGCTGGCGGCGACCGGCCTGCTCGACGGCAGGCGTGCCACGACCCACTGGCACTACACGAGGGCGCTCGCCAGGCGGCATCCGCTGGTGCGGGTGGACGAGAACGTGCTCTTCGTGGACGAGGGCGCCGTGCTCACGTCGGCGGGCGCGGCGTCCGGCATCGACCTCTGCCTCCACCTGGTACGCCGCGACCACGGCGTGGGCCTCTCGAACCGCGTGGCCAGACGCCTGGTGGCGGCGCCCTACCGCAGCGGCGGCCAGGCGCAGTACGTCCCGAGGAGCGTGCCGGAACCGCTCGGCGACCACTTCGCGAGCACGCGCGAGTGGGCCCTCAAGCACCTCGCGGAACCGCTGACCCTGGCCGTGCTCGCACGCCACGCGCGCGTGTCGGAGCGCACGTTCTCCCGGCGGTTCGTGGAGGACACCGGCTACACGCCGATGCAGTGGGTGCTGCGGGCCCGCGTGGACCTGGCGCGCGAGCTGCTGGAACGCACCGACCTGGGCGTGGAGCAGATCGCCGACCACGTCGGCCTCGGCACCGGCGCCAACCTCCGCCTGCACTTCCACCGGATCCTGGGCACGTCGCCGACGGAGTACCGGCACACGTTCTCGGCCTGA
- a CDS encoding SCO4225 family membrane protein, whose translation MSISRRGRALLTLATGNWPSRVYLAGVAATTGYFLYDTLVSHPDASMSAILPWLVTAPVSLVSLVLPGGTPTGPFTAVYFAGIAAGAVTDAALIGAVVRWVGPSRPSRPSSRNAAAGA comes from the coding sequence ATGAGCATCAGCCGCCGCGGCCGGGCACTGCTCACCCTGGCCACGGGCAACTGGCCCTCCCGTGTCTACCTCGCCGGGGTCGCCGCCACCACCGGATACTTCCTCTACGACACCCTCGTCTCCCACCCCGACGCCTCCATGTCCGCCATCCTGCCCTGGCTGGTCACCGCCCCGGTCAGCCTGGTCAGCCTCGTACTGCCCGGGGGCACGCCGACCGGCCCGTTCACCGCCGTCTACTTCGCGGGGATCGCCGCGGGCGCCGTCACGGACGCCGCGCTCATCGGCGCCGTCGTACGCTGGGTCGGCCCGTCCCGCCCGTCCCGCCCCTCCTCGCGCAACGCCGCTGCCGGCGCCTGA
- the hemB gene encoding porphobilinogen synthase, with translation MTTYGSFPVARPRRLRQTTAMRRMVAETRLHPADLVLPAFVKEGLAAPVEIGAMPGVYQHSRDSLRKAAVEAAEAGVSGIMLYGVPEEGKKDAVGSAGTDPDGILQQALRDVRAEVGDDLIVMSDVCLDEFTDHGHCGVLDREGRVDNDATLERYAEMAIVQAEAGAHVLGPSGMMDGQIGVIRGALDEAGHEDIAVLAYTAKYSSAFYGPFREAIGSSLKGDRKTYQMDPANTRESLRELALDLEEGADMVMVKPAGPYLDILARVADDVDVPVAAYQISGEYAMIEAAAQRGWIERDRAIMETLLGIKRAGASIILTYWATEVARQL, from the coding sequence ATGACGACGTATGGTTCCTTCCCCGTGGCGCGGCCCCGGCGGCTGCGTCAGACCACCGCGATGCGGCGCATGGTGGCCGAGACCCGGCTGCACCCGGCCGATCTGGTCCTGCCCGCCTTCGTGAAGGAGGGCCTGGCCGCCCCGGTGGAGATCGGCGCGATGCCGGGCGTCTACCAGCACTCGCGGGACAGCCTCCGCAAGGCCGCCGTCGAGGCCGCGGAGGCCGGGGTCTCCGGGATCATGCTGTACGGGGTGCCGGAGGAGGGCAAGAAGGACGCCGTGGGGTCCGCGGGGACCGACCCGGACGGCATCCTCCAGCAGGCCCTGCGGGATGTGCGGGCCGAGGTCGGCGACGACCTGATCGTGATGTCGGACGTGTGCCTGGACGAGTTCACGGACCACGGCCACTGCGGCGTCCTCGACCGGGAGGGCCGCGTCGACAACGACGCCACCCTGGAGCGGTACGCCGAGATGGCCATCGTCCAGGCCGAGGCCGGGGCGCACGTGCTGGGCCCGAGCGGGATGATGGACGGCCAGATCGGCGTGATCCGCGGTGCGCTCGACGAGGCGGGCCACGAGGACATCGCGGTCCTGGCGTACACCGCCAAGTACTCGTCCGCGTTCTACGGGCCGTTCCGCGAGGCCATCGGCTCCTCGCTGAAGGGCGACCGGAAGACGTACCAGATGGACCCGGCGAACACCCGCGAGTCCCTGCGCGAACTCGCCCTCGACCTCGAAGAGGGCGCGGACATGGTGATGGTGAAGCCCGCCGGGCCGTACCTCGACATCCTGGCGCGCGTCGCCGACGACGTCGACGTGCCCGTGGCCGCGTACCAGATCTCCGGCGAGTACGCGATGATCGAGGCCGCGGCCCAGCGGGGCTGGATCGAACGCGACCGCGCGATCATGGAGACCCTGCTCGGCATCAAGCGCGCCGGCGCGAGCATCATCCTCACGTACTGGGCGACGGAGGTCGCGCGGCAGCTCTGA
- the pyrE gene encoding orotate phosphoribosyltransferase, with amino-acid sequence MTHSDLALRIHAASYLTGRFTLRSGRTATEYFDKYRFEADPVLLDEIARRMAPLVPSGTQVLAGLEMGGIPVVTALGRHTGLPCAFVRKQAKPYGTCRLAEGAEVAGRNVLVVEDVVTSGGQIVLSTADLRNLGARVDEALCVIDREQGGAEALKAEGISLLSLLTAEDLRTAAAS; translated from the coding sequence GTGACGCACTCTGATCTGGCTCTCCGCATCCATGCCGCCTCGTATCTGACCGGCCGGTTCACGCTCCGGTCGGGACGTACCGCCACGGAGTACTTCGACAAGTACCGGTTCGAGGCGGATCCCGTCCTGCTGGACGAGATCGCCCGGCGGATGGCCCCTCTGGTGCCGTCCGGCACGCAGGTGCTGGCCGGCCTGGAGATGGGCGGCATCCCGGTGGTGACCGCGCTCGGCCGGCACACGGGCCTTCCTTGCGCGTTCGTGCGCAAGCAGGCCAAGCCGTATGGCACGTGCCGACTGGCCGAGGGCGCGGAGGTCGCGGGCCGGAACGTGCTCGTCGTGGAGGACGTGGTGACCAGCGGTGGGCAGATCGTGCTGTCGACCGCGGACCTGAGGAACCTCGGCGCGCGGGTGGATGAGGCGCTGTGCGTGATCGACCGGGAGCAAGGCGGTGCCGAAGCCCTCAAGGCAGAGGGCATCAGCCTGCTGTCATTGCTGACGGCCGAAGACCTGCGGACTGCTGCCGCATCCTGA
- a CDS encoding TetR/AcrR family transcriptional regulator, with protein sequence MSTTPAGTPPTAPPDTRPDTRPGTKPLRADARRNYDALIAAGHEVFTRDGTDAPMDDVAKEAGVGRGTLYRHFPSREHLLVAIMKDRVDLLDAEARELLDAPDTWESLVRWLRRYDRSATEYGGMSTRIGDGLADDGSPMAAACAPMKASFARLWSRAQEEGVVRGDVTAVQVLALISALPKHAEHGASADTYLDVVLHGLRR encoded by the coding sequence ATGAGCACCACGCCCGCCGGCACGCCGCCCACCGCGCCCCCCGACACGCGTCCCGACACACGTCCCGGCACGAAGCCGCTCCGCGCGGACGCACGCCGCAACTACGACGCGCTCATCGCCGCGGGACACGAGGTCTTCACGCGCGACGGCACGGACGCGCCCATGGACGACGTCGCGAAAGAGGCGGGCGTGGGGCGCGGCACGCTCTACCGGCACTTCCCCAGCCGGGAGCATCTCCTCGTCGCGATCATGAAGGACCGCGTCGACCTGCTGGACGCGGAGGCCCGCGAACTCCTCGACGCGCCGGACACCTGGGAGTCACTGGTGCGCTGGCTGCGGCGGTACGACCGGAGCGCGACCGAGTACGGCGGCATGAGCACGCGCATCGGGGACGGCCTCGCCGACGACGGCTCCCCGATGGCCGCGGCCTGCGCCCCGATGAAGGCGAGCTTCGCGCGCCTGTGGTCCCGCGCGCAGGAGGAGGGCGTGGTGCGCGGCGACGTCACGGCGGTCCAGGTCCTCGCCCTGATCTCCGCGCTCCCCAAGCACGCGGAACACGGCGCGTCCGCGGACACGTACCTCGACGTCGTGCTCCACGGGCTGCGCCGGTAG
- a CDS encoding SDR family NAD(P)-dependent oxidoreductase, whose amino-acid sequence MAAPDSRPIVAVVTGASRGAGRGIAQALGGRGATVYVTGRSRAASDSPYGGTVAETAALVDEAGGRGIPVVVDHGDDEAVRDLFETVRRAHGRLDILVNNAAKLVGMTLPGGFWQKPLDTADLITVGLRSHYVASYHAAPLLIANGRGLIANTGHYGAVSYYHGAAYGAQKAGADKMAADMARELRPHGIAAVSIWMGPLDTERARAYLASLPPRDRPAQKRESPLFTGRVIDALYASGDLMALSGRALIGAELGALLGVTDVDGSAPRSLRHVLGGPPEPHPSLLA is encoded by the coding sequence ATGGCAGCACCGGACAGCAGGCCGATCGTGGCCGTCGTCACCGGCGCGAGCAGGGGCGCCGGGCGGGGGATCGCCCAGGCGCTGGGCGGCAGGGGCGCGACCGTCTACGTGACCGGGCGCAGCCGGGCGGCCTCCGACTCGCCGTACGGGGGCACCGTCGCCGAGACGGCGGCCCTGGTCGACGAGGCCGGCGGCCGGGGGATACCCGTGGTCGTCGACCACGGCGACGACGAGGCGGTACGGGACCTCTTCGAGACCGTCCGGCGCGCTCACGGGCGGCTGGACATCCTGGTCAACAACGCCGCCAAGCTGGTCGGCATGACCCTGCCGGGCGGCTTCTGGCAGAAGCCCCTGGACACGGCCGACCTCATCACCGTCGGGCTGCGCTCGCACTACGTGGCGAGCTACCACGCGGCGCCGCTGCTGATCGCCAACGGCCGCGGCCTCATCGCCAACACCGGACACTACGGCGCCGTGTCCTACTACCACGGCGCCGCCTACGGGGCGCAGAAGGCGGGCGCCGACAAGATGGCCGCCGACATGGCCAGGGAACTGCGGCCGCACGGGATCGCGGCGGTCTCGATCTGGATGGGGCCCCTCGACACCGAGCGCGCACGGGCCTACCTCGCCTCCCTGCCCCCGCGGGACCGGCCGGCGCAGAAGAGGGAGTCGCCCCTGTTCACGGGGCGGGTGATCGACGCGCTCTACGCCTCCGGCGATCTGATGGCGCTCTCCGGCCGGGCGCTGATCGGCGCGGAGCTGGGCGCCCTGCTCGGCGTCACGGATGTCGACGGCAGCGCGCCCCGGTCCCTGCGGCACGTCCTGGGCGGGCCGCCCGAACCCCACCCGAGCCTGCTGGCATAA